The Arachis hypogaea cultivar Tifrunner chromosome 14, arahy.Tifrunner.gnm2.J5K5, whole genome shotgun sequence genome has a segment encoding these proteins:
- the LOC112740549 gene encoding uncharacterized protein has product MVLKPNWIGRFNRNNRNRLPKITQKPVEESPLFAVASPPPSSSQPTAIATASRSHSSNDVDHRNHHRVLFRCGARLLFRRRYSPPMEQSQSNHSHKIMLFKILKLDYARLSTNFEKCLGLGLARWIIDARISFNAIQSSYFQPALDGVAAIGPGFKGPSYDEMRVHLLADLKKECQLLVEGYRSSWKSTGCTLMADGWTDQRQRTLNNFLVYYPAGMSFVKSVDASDMIKTVDTLFKLFAEVIEWVGSSNIVHVVTDNATNYVSAGKLIHEKYPNIFWSPCAVHCINLILKDIASIPHIADIASHASKVTAIYDHKEDLQSLVVDKYFTSHKLFKSVNGKMVSSIILDSKFWEDCITTVMLVGPLIKLLRLVDADEKLSLGIVYEGMQRVKIAIKTMFRNRKFAYTPYTSILKMRWDKHLKRDLHAAAYFLNPDFFYSEGFVEKPNILKSLLDLFDIETLCDDSVAAMQEIQFY; this is encoded by the exons ATGGTCCTGAAACCGAATTGGATCGGCCGGTTCAATCGAAATAATCGGAACCGATTACCTA AAATCACCCAGAAGCCAGTAGAGGAATCTCCCCTCTTCGCAGTCGCATCGCCACCACCATCCTCCTCGCAGCCCACCGCCATCGCCACCGCATCCCGCAGCCACAGCAGCAACGACGTTGACCACCGCAACCACCACCGCGTCCTATTTCGTTGCGGAGCTCGCCTCCTCTTTCGTCGCCGTTACTCGCCGCCG ATGGAACAATCACAAAGTAACCACAGCCACAAGATAATGCTGTTCAAGATTCTCAAACTG GACTACGCCAGGCTCTCAACCAACTTTGAAAAGTGTCTTGGCTTGGGGCTTGCAAGATGGATCATTGATGCACGGATTTCATTCAATGCAATTCAATCGTCTTACTTTCAACCTGCCTTGGACGGCGTTGCTGCAATTGGACCTGGTTTCAAGGGACCGTCATATGATGAAATGAGAGTTCATTTGCTGGCCGATCTTAAGAAGGAGTGTCAGTTGCTTGTTGAAGGCTATAGGAGCTCGTGGAAAAGCACTGGTTGTACACTGATGGCAGATGGCTGGACTGATCAAAGGCAGCGTACATTAAATAATTTTCTAGTTTATTATCCTGCTGGTATGTCATTTGTTAAGTCTGTTGATGCTTCTGATATGATAAAAACTGTCGATACCTTGTTTAAATTGTTTGCTGAGGTTATTGAGTGGGTTGGGTCTAGTAACATTGTGCATGTGGTTACTGATAATGCTACGAATTATGTATCTGCTGGAAAACTCATTCATGAAAAGTATCCAAACATTTTTTGGTCTCCTTGTGCTGTTCACTGCATAAATCTTATTTTGAAAGACATAGCAAGTATTCCTCACATAGCTGACATTGCCTCTCATGCTTCAAAAGTGACTGC TATATATGATCATAAAGAAGACTTGCAATCATTGGTGGTAGACAAATATTTCACTTCTCATAAATTATTCAAGAGTGTTAATGGGAAGATGGTTAGCTCAATTATCTTGGATAGTAAATTTTGGGAGGATTGTATTACTACCGTTATGCTTGTTGGTCCTCTTATTAAGTTATTGAGACTTGTTGATGCTGATGAGAAACTTTCTCTGGGTATCGTGTATGAGGGCATGCAAAGAGTCAAAATTGCTATCAAGACAATGTTTAGAAATAGAAAATTTGCATACACACCTTATACAAGTATCTTGAAAATGCGGTGGGATAAGCATTTGAAGCGTGACCTCCATGCAGCAGCATACTTTTTGAATCCAGATTTCTTCTATAGTGAAGGGTTTGTTGAGAAGCCAAATATCTTGAAATCTTTGCTTGATTTATTTGATATTGAAACTCTTTGCGATGACTCAGTTGCCGCAATGCAAGAGATACAATTCTATTGA
- the LOC112740936 gene encoding isoflavone 2'-hydroxylase translates to MEIFSLLSSYSILHLAFFLFIITISINLVLKFHRLRLPPGPPCLPIIGNLHHLKRPLHHTLKSLSQKYGHVISLRFGSRLVVVVSSASAAEECFTKNDVILANRPRFLSGKYVLYDSTTLGSSSYGDHWRNLRRITTLHVLSTQRINDLCSSQIRRDEIMTLVRTLAAGHHHDDDDDFSEVELSSKFYEMTFNNIMKMISGGKHHDVEEGKEFRAVVTEFLQDYGSSNVNDFLAILRVVDFGGLKKRIRNIGEKTDRFLKGLIEEHRRNKKEQAEENMIDHLLTLQQSQPDYYPDHIIKGLALNMFLAGTDTSAVTLEWAMSCLLNHQDVMKKARDEMEKHVGQDRLLEESDLPKLSYLKNIIYETLRLYAPGPLLLPHLSSDDCTIGGYRVPRDTIVLTNAWHINRDPQTWCDATCFKPERFEKEGELEKLIVFGKGRRACPGEALALRTISFTLGVLIQCFDWKRIGDKEIDMREKIGFMLSRLVSLKAMCKPRPLIVNYLMQK, encoded by the exons ATGGAGATCTTTTCCTTGTTATCATCATACTCTATCCTTCATCTTGCAttctttcttttcatcatcaccatcagCATTAACCTTGTGCTCAAATTCCACCGACTAAGGTTGCCACCCGGTCCACCTTGCCTCCCCATAATAGGCAACCTCCACCATCTCAAGAGGCCTCTCCACCACACTCTCAAGTCCCTCTCCCAAAAGTATGGCCACGTCATCTCCCTCCGGTTCGGCTCCCGCCTTGTGGTTGTCGTCTCATCAGCCTCTGCTGCCGAAGAATGCTTCACCAAGAATGACGTCATCCTTGCCAATCGACCGCGCTTCCTCTCAGGGAAGTACGTCTTATATGACTCCACCACCCTCGGCTCCAGTTCCTACGGCGATCACTGGCGCAACCTCCGCcgcatcaccaccctccatgtcCTTTCCACCCAACGCATCAACGACTTGTGCTCCTCCCAAATCCGAAGAGATGAGATCATGACTCTCGTTCGGACCCTTGCAGCAGGTCATCATCATGATGACGACGACGACTTTTCTGAGGTGGAGCTGAGTTCCAAGTTCTACGAAATGACATTCAACAACATCATGAAGATGATCTCTGGTGGGAAGCACCACGATGTTGAAGAAGGGAAGGAGTTTAGAGCGGTAGTTACTGAGTTTTTGCAAGACTATGGGTCTAGCAACGTGAACGATTTCTTGGCGATACTTAGGGTTGTTGATTTCGGTGGTTTGAAGAAGCGGATCAGGAATATTGGTGAGAAAACTGACAGGTTCTTGAAAGGACTGATTGAAGAGCATCGTCGCAACAAGAAGGAGCAGGCTGAAGAGAACATGATAGATCATCTCCTAACTCTGCAACAATCGCAGCCCGATTACTACCCTGATCACATCATCAAAGGCCTTGCTTTG AACATGTTTCTTGCTGGAACTGACACATCAGCAGTGACTTTAGAATGGGCAATGTCATGTTTACTGAACCATCAAGATGTAATGAAGAAGGCGAGAGATGAAATGGAAAAGCATGTAGGTCAAGACCGTTTGTTAGAAGAGTCAGATCTTCCAAAACTTTCATATCTCAAAAACATCATTTACGAGACTCTTCGATTGTATGCTCCTGGCCCTTTGCTACTCCCACACTTATCCTCAGATGATTGCACTATTGGGGGATACAGAGTTCCACGAGATACCATAGTGTTGACCAATGCATGGCATATCAATAGAGATCCTCAAACTTGGTGCGATGCTACATGTTTTAAGCCTGAGAGGTTTGAGAAAGAAGgagagttagaaaaattaattgTGTTTGGGAAGGGAAGGAGAGCTTGTCCGGGAGAAGCCTTGGCTTTGCGGACTATTAGCTTCACTTTGGGAGTATTAATTCAGTGCTTTGATTGGAAACGAATTGGTGATAAGGAGATTGATATGAGGGAGAAAATTGGATTTATGTTGTCAAGGTTAGTCTCATTAAAGGCCATGTGCAAACCACGTCCACTCATCGTCAACTATTTAATGCAGAAGTAA